The following are encoded together in the Streptomyces sp. NBC_00341 genome:
- the thiO gene encoding glycine oxidase ThiO — protein sequence MPVHRTSGSEVLVIGGGIIGLVTAWRAAQRGLAIAVVDPDPGGGAARVAAGMLAAVTELHYGEEMLLGLNLASAARYPAFAAELEAASGQDIGFRACGTLAVALDTDDRAHLRELHELQRRSGLESQWLTGRECRRLEPMLAPGVRGGLRVDGDHQVDPRRLSAALLTACERAGVVFHRQRAERLSVVRDRATGAVLADGSELSADQVVLAAGSLSGRLAGVPEHIRPPVRPVKGQVLRLTVPPAYAPFLSRTVRAVVRGSHLYLVPRENGELVVGATSEEMGWDTTVTAGGVYELLRDAHELVPGITELPLTETRAGLRPASPDNAPLLGRTALPGLHLATGHHRNGVLLTPVTGDAMAQLLADGELPEVARPFSPGRFPAAAPVRQEQPA from the coding sequence ATGCCTGTCCACCGCACGAGCGGGTCCGAGGTCCTCGTCATCGGGGGCGGCATCATCGGCCTGGTCACCGCCTGGCGGGCCGCGCAGCGCGGTCTGGCCATCGCGGTCGTCGATCCCGACCCGGGCGGCGGGGCCGCCCGGGTCGCGGCCGGAATGCTGGCCGCCGTCACCGAGCTGCACTACGGCGAGGAAATGCTGCTGGGGCTCAACCTCGCCTCCGCCGCGCGCTATCCGGCGTTCGCGGCCGAGCTGGAGGCGGCGAGCGGGCAGGACATCGGCTTCCGCGCCTGCGGCACCCTGGCCGTCGCGCTGGACACCGACGACCGCGCCCACCTGCGGGAGCTGCACGAGCTGCAGCGCCGCTCCGGGCTGGAGTCGCAGTGGCTCACCGGCCGGGAGTGCCGGCGCCTGGAACCGATGCTCGCGCCGGGCGTGCGCGGCGGACTGCGGGTCGACGGCGACCACCAGGTCGACCCGCGCCGGCTGTCCGCCGCGCTGCTGACGGCGTGCGAGCGGGCCGGGGTCGTCTTCCACCGGCAGCGGGCCGAGCGGCTCTCCGTGGTGCGCGACCGGGCCACCGGGGCGGTACTGGCCGACGGTTCGGAGCTGTCGGCCGACCAGGTCGTGCTCGCCGCCGGCAGCCTCAGCGGCCGGCTCGCGGGGGTGCCGGAGCACATCCGGCCGCCCGTCCGCCCGGTCAAGGGCCAGGTGCTGCGGCTGACCGTACCCCCCGCGTACGCCCCCTTCCTCAGCCGCACCGTGCGGGCCGTGGTCCGGGGCAGCCACCTCTACCTCGTGCCGCGCGAGAACGGCGAGCTGGTGGTCGGCGCCACCAGCGAGGAGATGGGCTGGGACACCACCGTCACGGCGGGCGGGGTGTACGAGCTGCTGCGCGACGCCCACGAGCTGGTGCCCGGCATCACCGAGCTGCCGCTCACCGAGACCCGCGCCGGTCTGCGCCCCGCCTCCCCCGACAACGCGCCGCTGCTCGGCCGCACCGCGCTGCCCGGCCTCCACCTCGCCACCGGCCACCACCGCAACGGGGTGCTCCTCACCCCGGTCACCGGTGACGCCATGGCCCAGCTGCTGGCCGACGGCGAGCTGCCCGAGGTGGCCCGCCCCTTCTCCCCCGGCCGCTTCCCGGCCGCCGCCCCCGTACGACAGGAGCAGCCCGCATGA
- the thiS gene encoding sulfur carrier protein ThiS has product MTAPTPASVPVLSVSVNGEAVTVAAGTTLDSLVATLTEAPSGVAAALNETVVPRGQWSAAALSDGDRVEVLTAVQGG; this is encoded by the coding sequence ATGACCGCGCCCACTCCCGCCTCCGTGCCCGTCCTCTCCGTGTCCGTGAACGGCGAGGCCGTCACCGTCGCCGCGGGCACCACCCTGGACTCCCTCGTCGCGACCCTGACCGAAGCGCCCTCCGGGGTCGCGGCGGCGCTGAACGAGACCGTCGTGCCGCGCGGCCAGTGGTCCGCCGCGGCGCTCTCGGACGGCGACCGGGTCGAGGTCCTGACCGCGGTTCAGGGAGGCTGA
- a CDS encoding thiazole synthase, producing MSDDLFTLGDTVFGSRLIMGTGGAPSLDVLERALTASGTELTTVAMRRLDPTVRGSVLSVLEKLSIRVLPNTAGCFTAGEAVLTARLAREALGTDWVKLEVVADERTLLPDPVELLDAAEILVDDGFTVLPYTNDDPVLARKLEDVGCAAVMPLGSPIGSGLGIRNPHNFQLITERAGVPVILDAGAGTASDAAFAMELGCAAVMLASAVTRAQEPELMAAAMRHAVEGGRLAYRAGRIPRRHFAEASSPVAGRAALDPERPAF from the coding sequence GTGTCCGACGACCTCTTCACCCTCGGGGACACCGTCTTCGGCTCCCGGCTGATCATGGGGACGGGCGGGGCGCCCAGCCTCGATGTGCTGGAGCGCGCGCTGACCGCCTCCGGCACCGAGCTGACCACCGTCGCGATGCGCCGCCTCGACCCGACCGTGCGGGGCTCCGTGCTCTCCGTCCTGGAGAAGCTCTCCATCCGGGTGCTGCCGAACACGGCGGGCTGCTTCACCGCGGGCGAGGCCGTGCTCACCGCCCGGCTGGCCCGCGAGGCACTCGGCACCGACTGGGTCAAGCTGGAGGTGGTGGCCGACGAGCGCACCCTGCTGCCCGACCCGGTCGAGCTGCTGGACGCCGCGGAGATCCTGGTGGACGACGGGTTCACCGTGCTGCCCTACACCAACGACGACCCGGTGCTCGCCCGGAAACTGGAGGACGTGGGGTGCGCGGCGGTCATGCCGCTCGGCTCCCCCATCGGTTCGGGCCTGGGCATCCGCAATCCGCACAACTTCCAGCTGATCACCGAGCGGGCCGGGGTCCCGGTGATCCTGGACGCGGGCGCCGGGACGGCCTCGGACGCGGCGTTCGCCATGGAGCTGGGGTGCGCGGCTGTGATGCTCGCCTCGGCGGTGACCCGGGCCCAGGAGCCCGAGCTGATGGCCGCCGCGATGCGGCACGCGGTGGAGGGCGGGCGCCTCGCGTACCGGGCGGGCCGGATCCCGCGCCGCCACTTCGCCGAGGCATCGTCGCCGGTGGCGGGGCGTGCGGCGCTGGATCCGGAGCGCCCGGCGTTCTGA
- the pknB gene encoding Stk1 family PASTA domain-containing Ser/Thr kinase, giving the protein MDTTLQDPLVGQLLDGRYRVDARIAVGGMATVYRAMDTRLDRVLALKVMHPALATDASFVERFIREAKSVAGLAHPNVVGVFDQGAQEQYVYLAMEYVAGCTLRDVLRERGALQPRAALDILEPVLAALGAAHRAGFVHRDMKPENVLIGDDGRVKVADFGLVRAVGTVTNTTGSILGTVSYLAPEQIEHGTADTRADVYACGVVLYEMLTGAKPHTGESPAQVIYQHLNEDVPAPSALAPGLAPELDRLVASATARDPEVRPFDAVALLAESRDARAGLTEAQLDAVPPQALAEVRDAAEDRTSVIPRVLPPGQGTAHHTSRLEMPPPLPPERPARRAGFLGGPRRGIVAAVVAVLLVLGIGGGVWYINSGQFTHVPRVLGQSEKAAKGRLSDAGLELKGVERAYSDTVERGKVIDSDPKSAARIRGNGSVKLVVSRGPEIVKVPDVGGVALAEAKRQLTKAGLVPGMTTKEFSEDAAAGEVVRTDPEAGAERHPDTAVALVVSKGSPVDVPDVTGLSVEDATDALDEEGLKAKVLPDRVNSPEDAGDVAEQSPAEGREAAEGDTVTLTVSKGPRMIDVPDVTGKDKDDARSELEDAGFEVKVDTPFLSFSDTIASQSVEGGDQAPEGSTITIKTKGL; this is encoded by the coding sequence GTGGATACGACCCTCCAGGACCCTCTCGTCGGGCAGCTGCTCGACGGCCGCTACCGCGTCGATGCCCGCATCGCCGTGGGCGGCATGGCCACGGTCTACCGGGCCATGGACACCCGCCTCGACCGGGTGCTCGCCCTCAAGGTGATGCACCCGGCGCTCGCGACCGACGCCTCGTTCGTCGAGCGCTTCATCCGCGAGGCCAAGTCGGTGGCGGGGCTCGCCCACCCCAACGTGGTCGGGGTCTTCGACCAGGGGGCCCAGGAGCAGTACGTCTACCTGGCCATGGAGTACGTCGCGGGCTGCACGCTGCGCGATGTGCTGCGCGAACGCGGCGCGCTGCAGCCGCGGGCCGCACTGGACATCCTGGAGCCGGTGCTCGCCGCGCTCGGCGCCGCGCACCGGGCCGGGTTCGTACACCGGGACATGAAGCCGGAGAACGTGCTCATAGGCGACGACGGCAGGGTCAAGGTCGCGGACTTCGGCCTGGTACGGGCCGTGGGCACGGTGACCAACACCACCGGGTCGATCCTGGGCACCGTCTCCTATCTCGCCCCCGAGCAGATCGAGCACGGCACCGCGGACACCCGCGCCGATGTGTACGCGTGCGGCGTGGTGCTGTACGAAATGCTCACCGGCGCCAAGCCGCACACCGGGGAGTCCCCCGCCCAGGTCATCTACCAGCATCTGAACGAGGACGTCCCGGCCCCCTCCGCCCTCGCCCCCGGGCTCGCGCCCGAGCTCGACAGGCTGGTCGCGAGCGCCACCGCGCGTGACCCCGAGGTGCGGCCGTTCGACGCGGTGGCGCTGCTCGCCGAGTCCCGCGATGCCCGCGCCGGCCTCACCGAGGCCCAGCTGGACGCCGTACCGCCGCAGGCCCTGGCAGAGGTGCGCGACGCCGCGGAGGACCGCACGAGCGTGATCCCGCGGGTGCTGCCGCCCGGTCAGGGCACCGCCCACCACACCAGCCGGCTGGAGATGCCCCCGCCGCTGCCGCCGGAGCGGCCCGCCCGCCGGGCCGGATTCCTCGGCGGACCCCGGCGCGGCATCGTCGCCGCGGTCGTCGCGGTGCTGCTGGTCCTGGGCATCGGCGGCGGCGTCTGGTACATCAACTCCGGACAGTTCACCCACGTCCCCCGGGTGCTCGGCCAGAGCGAGAAGGCGGCCAAGGGGCGGCTGTCGGACGCCGGTCTGGAGCTGAAGGGCGTCGAGCGCGCCTACAGCGACACCGTCGAGCGCGGCAAGGTGATCGACAGCGACCCGAAGTCGGCCGCCCGGATCCGGGGCAACGGCTCGGTGAAGCTCGTCGTCTCGCGGGGGCCCGAGATCGTGAAGGTGCCCGATGTCGGGGGCGTCGCGCTGGCCGAGGCCAAGCGGCAGCTGACGAAGGCGGGCCTGGTGCCCGGCATGACCACCAAGGAGTTCAGCGAGGACGCGGCGGCCGGTGAGGTGGTGCGCACGGACCCCGAGGCGGGCGCCGAGCGCCACCCGGACACCGCGGTCGCGCTCGTGGTCTCCAAGGGCAGCCCGGTCGACGTCCCCGACGTCACCGGCCTCTCCGTCGAGGACGCCACCGACGCGCTGGACGAGGAGGGGCTGAAGGCCAAGGTGCTGCCGGACCGGGTGAACAGCCCCGAGGACGCGGGCGACGTCGCCGAGCAGTCACCGGCCGAGGGCCGGGAGGCCGCGGAGGGCGACACCGTAACGCTGACCGTCTCCAAGGGCCCGCGGATGATCGACGTGCCGGACGTCACTGGCAAGGACAAGGACGACGCCCGGAGCGAGCTGGAGGACGCGGGCTTCGAGGTCAAGGTCGACACCCCGTTCCTCTCCTTTAGCGACACGATAGCGAGCCAGTCCGTCGAGGGCGGCGATCAGGCGCCGGAGGGCAGCACCATCACCATCAAGACCAAGGGGCTCTAG
- a CDS encoding deoxyribonuclease IV, with amino-acid sequence MRNPVGGHIPVAGGLAKVGLPYAREMGAEAVQVFVANPRGWATPAGNPAQDERFRAECAAASMPAYVHAPYLINFGSHTAATVEKSVDSLRHSLRRAREIGALGVVVHTGSATNGRPREEALAQVRTHLRPLLDELTHDDDPFLLLESTAGQGFSLCSRTWDFGPYFEALDAHPKLGVCLDTCHIFAAGHDLAGPGGMKETLDLLVETVGAGRLKLIHANDSKDVAGAHKDRHENIGAGHIGEEPFRELFSHPATEGVPLIIETPGGKEGHAADVARLKGLRDPA; translated from the coding sequence ATGCGCAACCCTGTCGGCGGTCACATCCCGGTGGCCGGCGGCCTCGCCAAGGTCGGACTGCCCTACGCCCGGGAGATGGGCGCGGAGGCCGTCCAGGTCTTCGTCGCCAATCCGCGCGGCTGGGCGACGCCCGCGGGGAATCCGGCGCAGGACGAGCGGTTCCGGGCCGAGTGCGCCGCCGCGTCCATGCCCGCGTACGTGCACGCCCCCTACCTGATCAACTTCGGCTCGCACACCGCGGCGACCGTGGAGAAGTCCGTGGACTCGCTGCGCCACTCCCTGCGCCGTGCCCGCGAGATCGGCGCCCTGGGCGTCGTGGTGCACACCGGCTCTGCGACCAACGGCAGGCCGCGCGAGGAGGCGCTGGCCCAGGTACGCACACACCTGCGCCCGCTGCTGGACGAGCTGACGCACGACGACGACCCGTTCCTGCTGCTGGAGTCGACCGCGGGCCAGGGCTTCTCGCTCTGCTCGCGGACCTGGGACTTCGGCCCGTACTTCGAAGCGCTCGACGCCCATCCGAAGCTCGGCGTCTGCCTCGACACCTGCCACATCTTCGCGGCGGGACACGATCTGGCCGGCCCCGGCGGGATGAAGGAGACGCTGGACCTGCTGGTGGAGACGGTGGGCGCGGGCCGACTGAAGCTGATCCACGCCAATGACTCCAAGGACGTGGCCGGTGCCCACAAGGACCGGCACGAGAACATCGGCGCCGGTCACATCGGTGAGGAGCCGTTCCGGGAGCTGTTCTCCCATCCGGCGACCGAGGGCGTGCCGCTGATCATCGAGACCCCGGGCGGCAAGGAGGGCCACGCGGCGGACGTGGCCCGACTGAAGGGACTGCGCGACCCGGCCTGA
- a CDS encoding sulfite oxidase-like oxidoreductase, whose amino-acid sequence MGQPESRENRAAEQSELPPGQRLQRGWPVTHYGPVPKFKPERWEFRVFGATADGDKHCWNHQEFSELPFSSVVADLHCVTKFSMLGAEWGGVLVRDVVALAPPAPHVTHVMVWAEYGFSSNLRIDDFTAERALFATHKDGELLTAEHGFPLRLVVPQLYAWKGPKWVRGIEYMTADRRGFWEERGYHNVGDPWKEQRYSYQEEPGDGPEL is encoded by the coding sequence ATGGGTCAGCCGGAAAGCCGGGAAAACCGCGCAGCAGAACAGTCCGAGCTTCCGCCGGGGCAGCGACTTCAGCGCGGCTGGCCGGTCACCCATTACGGACCGGTGCCGAAGTTCAAACCCGAGCGCTGGGAATTCCGCGTTTTCGGGGCCACCGCCGATGGCGACAAGCACTGCTGGAACCATCAGGAATTCTCGGAACTGCCGTTCTCCTCGGTCGTCGCGGATCTGCACTGCGTGACGAAATTCAGCATGCTCGGCGCCGAGTGGGGCGGGGTGCTCGTCCGCGATGTCGTCGCACTCGCACCGCCCGCGCCCCATGTCACCCATGTGATGGTCTGGGCCGAATACGGATTCAGCTCGAACCTCAGGATCGACGACTTCACGGCGGAGCGGGCCCTGTTCGCCACCCACAAGGACGGCGAACTGCTCACCGCGGAGCACGGTTTCCCGCTCCGGCTCGTGGTTCCGCAGCTCTACGCCTGGAAGGGCCCCAAGTGGGTCCGGGGCATCGAGTACATGACCGCCGACCGCCGCGGCTTCTGGGAGGAGCGCGGCTATCACAACGTCGGCGATCCGTGGAAGGAGCAGCGCTACTCCTACCAGGAGGAGCCCGGGGACGGCCCCGAGCTCTGA